In a genomic window of Cyclopterus lumpus isolate fCycLum1 chromosome 13, fCycLum1.pri, whole genome shotgun sequence:
- the atg16l1 gene encoding autophagy-related protein 16-1 isoform X3, whose amino-acid sequence MAERRVECSWKRHVSEQLKIRDRVQRQAFEEIVLQYNRLLEKSDLQTVLSERYQTDKYDVQRGHEASSGTDVLQQEMSQMRIKHQEELTELHKKRGELAQNVIELNNQIQQKDKEIQSNTARMLEYQQQITSLEGDCRELRSFLQDLERANQTLKDEYDALQITFSALEEKLRKTTEDNQELVSRWMAEKAQEANKLNAENEKDSRRRQAKLQKELADAAKEPLPIEPDDDIEVLAEDGGKGAGETSPKRPLIRTPSRRRPANSSSSSPENNEAPSGVCAEVRVPSTALHVFEAHDGEVNAVRFSPGSRLLATGGMDRRVKLWEVVAGHCEPKGALTGSNAGITSIEFDSTGSYLLAASNDFASRIWTVDDYRLRHTLTGHSGKVLSARFLLDNARIVSGSYDRTLKLWDLRSKVCMKTVFAGSSCNDIVCTEQCVMSGHFDKKVRFWDIRTESRGQELELLGRVTSLDLNHDRTELLTCSRDDLVKIIDLRTNAVRQTLSAQGFKCGADWTRVTFSPDGRYVAGGSADGSLYIWNVLTGIVDRTLDRNHNSAINSVSWSPSGAFVASVEKGGRAILWSDM is encoded by the exons ATGGCGGAGCGGCGGGTGGAGTGTTCGTGGAAGAGACACGTCTCAGAGCAGCTGAAGATCAGAGACCGAGTTCAGAGACAGGCCTTTGAGGAGATCGTCCTCCAGT ATAACCGTCTGCTGGAGAAGTCCGACCTTCAGACCGTTCTGTCAGAACGATACCAGACGGACAAGTATGACGTCCAGAGAGGACACGAGGCCAG ctcGGGGACTGACGTCCTGCAGCAGGAGATGTCTCAGATGAGAATCAAACACCAGGAGGAGCTGACGGAGCTGCACAAGAAACGAGGAGAG CTCGCTCAGAACGTGATCGAACTGAACAACCAGATTCAACAGAAGGACAAGGAGATCCAGAGCAACACGGCCAG GATGTTGGAGTACCAGCAGCAGATCACCAGCCTGGAGGGAGACTGTCGGGAGCTGAGGAGCTTCCTGCAG GACCTAGAGAGGGCCAACCAGACCCTAAAAGATGAGTACGACGCCCTGCAGATCACCTTCTCTGCTTTGGAGGAGAAGCTGAGGAAGACCACCGAAGACAACCAGGAGCTGGTGTCCCGCTGGATGGCCGAGAAGGCTCAGGAGGCCAACAAGCTGAACGCCGAGAACGAGAAGGACAGCAG GCGTAGACAAGCCAAACTGCAGAAGGAACTGGCCGACGCAGCCAAAGAGCCGCTGCCCATCGAGCC GGACGACGACATTGAGGTTCTGGCAGAGGACGGGGGCAAGGGGGCTGGAGAGACCTCCCCGAAGAGGCCGCTCATCAGAACTCCGAG caggCGTCGACCTGCCAACTCTTCCAGCTCTTCACCTGAAAACAATGAAGCCCCTTCTGGAGTGTGTGCAGAGGTTCGAGTCCCTTCAACAGCTCTGCACGTGTTT gaaGCACACGACGGAGAGGTCAACGCAGTGAGGTTCAGCCCTGGATCTCGTCTCCTAGCAACAGGAGGGATGGACCGTAGGGTGAAACTGTGGGAGGTCGTTGCAG GTCACTGTGAGCCTAAAGGCGCTCTAACCGGCAGCAACGCTGGAATCACCAGCATCGAGTTCGACAGcact GGCTCCTACCTGCTGGCCGCCTCCAACGACTTCGCCAGCCGGATCTGGACCGTAGACGACTACAGGCTGAGG cACACCTTGACGGGTCACAGTGGGAAGGTGCTGTCAGCTCGCTTCCTATTGGACAATGCTCGAATCGTCTCCGGGAGCTACGACCGAACACTCAAGCTGTGGGACCTCCGCAGCAAAGTCT GTATGAAGACCGTCTTCGCTGGTTCCAGCTGTAACGACATTGTGTGCACGGAGCAGTGCGTCATGAGTGGACACTTTGATAAGAAGGTCAGATTCTGGGACATCAG AACGGAGAGTAGAGGTCAGGAGCTGGAGCTGCTAGGCAGAGTGACCTCTCTGGACCTGAACCACGACCGCACCGAGCTGCTCACCTGCTCCAGAGACGACCTGGTGAAGATCATCGACCTGCGCACCAACGCTGTGAGACAGACGCTCAG tgctcAGGGCTTCAAGTGTGGAGCCGATTGGACCAGAGTCACCTTTAG tCCTGACGGCCGCTATGTGGCCGGAGGATCAGCTGATGGATCTTTGTACATCTGGAACGTCCTGACGGGGATTGTGGACCGAACTCTGGACCGAAACCACAA CTCTGCCATCAACTCGGTGTCCTGGTCGCCTTCAGGAGCATTCGTCGCCAGTGTGGAGAAAGGCGGTAGGGCCATCCTGTGGTCTGACATGTGA
- the atg16l1 gene encoding autophagy-related protein 16-1 isoform X1: MAERRVECSWKRHVSEQLKIRDRVQRQAFEEIVLQYNRLLEKSDLQTVLSERYQTDKYDVQRGHEASSGTDVLQQEMSQMRIKHQEELTELHKKRGELAQNVIELNNQIQQKDKEIQSNTARMLEYQQQITSLEGDCRELRSFLQDLERANQTLKDEYDALQITFSALEEKLRKTTEDNQELVSRWMAEKAQEANKLNAENEKDSRRRQAKLQKELADAAKEPLPIEPDDDIEVLAEDGGKGAGETSPKRPLIRTPSKNIAQPPPGGLLDSFSNIFGRRRPANSSSSSPENNEAPSGVCAEVRVPSTALHVFEAHDGEVNAVRFSPGSRLLATGGMDRRVKLWEVVAGHCEPKGALTGSNAGITSIEFDSTGSYLLAASNDFASRIWTVDDYRLRHTLTGHSGKVLSARFLLDNARIVSGSYDRTLKLWDLRSKVCMKTVFAGSSCNDIVCTEQCVMSGHFDKKVRFWDIRTESRGQELELLGRVTSLDLNHDRTELLTCSRDDLVKIIDLRTNAVRQTLSAQGFKCGADWTRVTFSPDGRYVAGGSADGSLYIWNVLTGIVDRTLDRNHNSAINSVSWSPSGAFVASVEKGGRAILWSDM; this comes from the exons ATGGCGGAGCGGCGGGTGGAGTGTTCGTGGAAGAGACACGTCTCAGAGCAGCTGAAGATCAGAGACCGAGTTCAGAGACAGGCCTTTGAGGAGATCGTCCTCCAGT ATAACCGTCTGCTGGAGAAGTCCGACCTTCAGACCGTTCTGTCAGAACGATACCAGACGGACAAGTATGACGTCCAGAGAGGACACGAGGCCAG ctcGGGGACTGACGTCCTGCAGCAGGAGATGTCTCAGATGAGAATCAAACACCAGGAGGAGCTGACGGAGCTGCACAAGAAACGAGGAGAG CTCGCTCAGAACGTGATCGAACTGAACAACCAGATTCAACAGAAGGACAAGGAGATCCAGAGCAACACGGCCAG GATGTTGGAGTACCAGCAGCAGATCACCAGCCTGGAGGGAGACTGTCGGGAGCTGAGGAGCTTCCTGCAG GACCTAGAGAGGGCCAACCAGACCCTAAAAGATGAGTACGACGCCCTGCAGATCACCTTCTCTGCTTTGGAGGAGAAGCTGAGGAAGACCACCGAAGACAACCAGGAGCTGGTGTCCCGCTGGATGGCCGAGAAGGCTCAGGAGGCCAACAAGCTGAACGCCGAGAACGAGAAGGACAGCAG GCGTAGACAAGCCAAACTGCAGAAGGAACTGGCCGACGCAGCCAAAGAGCCGCTGCCCATCGAGCC GGACGACGACATTGAGGTTCTGGCAGAGGACGGGGGCAAGGGGGCTGGAGAGACCTCCCCGAAGAGGCCGCTCATCAGAACTCCGAG TAAGAACATCGCCCAGCCTCCTCCTGGTGGTCTGCTGGACTCCTTCTCCAACATATTTGG caggCGTCGACCTGCCAACTCTTCCAGCTCTTCACCTGAAAACAATGAAGCCCCTTCTGGAGTGTGTGCAGAGGTTCGAGTCCCTTCAACAGCTCTGCACGTGTTT gaaGCACACGACGGAGAGGTCAACGCAGTGAGGTTCAGCCCTGGATCTCGTCTCCTAGCAACAGGAGGGATGGACCGTAGGGTGAAACTGTGGGAGGTCGTTGCAG GTCACTGTGAGCCTAAAGGCGCTCTAACCGGCAGCAACGCTGGAATCACCAGCATCGAGTTCGACAGcact GGCTCCTACCTGCTGGCCGCCTCCAACGACTTCGCCAGCCGGATCTGGACCGTAGACGACTACAGGCTGAGG cACACCTTGACGGGTCACAGTGGGAAGGTGCTGTCAGCTCGCTTCCTATTGGACAATGCTCGAATCGTCTCCGGGAGCTACGACCGAACACTCAAGCTGTGGGACCTCCGCAGCAAAGTCT GTATGAAGACCGTCTTCGCTGGTTCCAGCTGTAACGACATTGTGTGCACGGAGCAGTGCGTCATGAGTGGACACTTTGATAAGAAGGTCAGATTCTGGGACATCAG AACGGAGAGTAGAGGTCAGGAGCTGGAGCTGCTAGGCAGAGTGACCTCTCTGGACCTGAACCACGACCGCACCGAGCTGCTCACCTGCTCCAGAGACGACCTGGTGAAGATCATCGACCTGCGCACCAACGCTGTGAGACAGACGCTCAG tgctcAGGGCTTCAAGTGTGGAGCCGATTGGACCAGAGTCACCTTTAG tCCTGACGGCCGCTATGTGGCCGGAGGATCAGCTGATGGATCTTTGTACATCTGGAACGTCCTGACGGGGATTGTGGACCGAACTCTGGACCGAAACCACAA CTCTGCCATCAACTCGGTGTCCTGGTCGCCTTCAGGAGCATTCGTCGCCAGTGTGGAGAAAGGCGGTAGGGCCATCCTGTGGTCTGACATGTGA
- the atg16l1 gene encoding autophagy-related protein 16-1 isoform X2, with protein MAERRVECSWKRHVSEQLKIRDRVQRQAFEEIVLQYNRLLEKSDLQTVLSERYQTDKYDVQRGHEASSGTDVLQQEMSQMRIKHQEELTELHKKRGELAQNVIELNNQIQQKDKEIQSNTARMLEYQQQITSLEGDCRELRSFLQDLERANQTLKDEYDALQITFSALEEKLRKTTEDNQELVSRWMAEKAQEANKLNAENEKDSRRRQAKLQKELADAAKEPLPIEPDDDIEVLAEDGGKGAGETSPKRPLIRTPSKNIAQPPPGGLLDSFSNIFGRRPANSSSSSPENNEAPSGVCAEVRVPSTALHVFEAHDGEVNAVRFSPGSRLLATGGMDRRVKLWEVVAGHCEPKGALTGSNAGITSIEFDSTGSYLLAASNDFASRIWTVDDYRLRHTLTGHSGKVLSARFLLDNARIVSGSYDRTLKLWDLRSKVCMKTVFAGSSCNDIVCTEQCVMSGHFDKKVRFWDIRTESRGQELELLGRVTSLDLNHDRTELLTCSRDDLVKIIDLRTNAVRQTLSAQGFKCGADWTRVTFSPDGRYVAGGSADGSLYIWNVLTGIVDRTLDRNHNSAINSVSWSPSGAFVASVEKGGRAILWSDM; from the exons ATGGCGGAGCGGCGGGTGGAGTGTTCGTGGAAGAGACACGTCTCAGAGCAGCTGAAGATCAGAGACCGAGTTCAGAGACAGGCCTTTGAGGAGATCGTCCTCCAGT ATAACCGTCTGCTGGAGAAGTCCGACCTTCAGACCGTTCTGTCAGAACGATACCAGACGGACAAGTATGACGTCCAGAGAGGACACGAGGCCAG ctcGGGGACTGACGTCCTGCAGCAGGAGATGTCTCAGATGAGAATCAAACACCAGGAGGAGCTGACGGAGCTGCACAAGAAACGAGGAGAG CTCGCTCAGAACGTGATCGAACTGAACAACCAGATTCAACAGAAGGACAAGGAGATCCAGAGCAACACGGCCAG GATGTTGGAGTACCAGCAGCAGATCACCAGCCTGGAGGGAGACTGTCGGGAGCTGAGGAGCTTCCTGCAG GACCTAGAGAGGGCCAACCAGACCCTAAAAGATGAGTACGACGCCCTGCAGATCACCTTCTCTGCTTTGGAGGAGAAGCTGAGGAAGACCACCGAAGACAACCAGGAGCTGGTGTCCCGCTGGATGGCCGAGAAGGCTCAGGAGGCCAACAAGCTGAACGCCGAGAACGAGAAGGACAGCAG GCGTAGACAAGCCAAACTGCAGAAGGAACTGGCCGACGCAGCCAAAGAGCCGCTGCCCATCGAGCC GGACGACGACATTGAGGTTCTGGCAGAGGACGGGGGCAAGGGGGCTGGAGAGACCTCCCCGAAGAGGCCGCTCATCAGAACTCCGAG TAAGAACATCGCCCAGCCTCCTCCTGGTGGTCTGCTGGACTCCTTCTCCAACATATTTGG gCGTCGACCTGCCAACTCTTCCAGCTCTTCACCTGAAAACAATGAAGCCCCTTCTGGAGTGTGTGCAGAGGTTCGAGTCCCTTCAACAGCTCTGCACGTGTTT gaaGCACACGACGGAGAGGTCAACGCAGTGAGGTTCAGCCCTGGATCTCGTCTCCTAGCAACAGGAGGGATGGACCGTAGGGTGAAACTGTGGGAGGTCGTTGCAG GTCACTGTGAGCCTAAAGGCGCTCTAACCGGCAGCAACGCTGGAATCACCAGCATCGAGTTCGACAGcact GGCTCCTACCTGCTGGCCGCCTCCAACGACTTCGCCAGCCGGATCTGGACCGTAGACGACTACAGGCTGAGG cACACCTTGACGGGTCACAGTGGGAAGGTGCTGTCAGCTCGCTTCCTATTGGACAATGCTCGAATCGTCTCCGGGAGCTACGACCGAACACTCAAGCTGTGGGACCTCCGCAGCAAAGTCT GTATGAAGACCGTCTTCGCTGGTTCCAGCTGTAACGACATTGTGTGCACGGAGCAGTGCGTCATGAGTGGACACTTTGATAAGAAGGTCAGATTCTGGGACATCAG AACGGAGAGTAGAGGTCAGGAGCTGGAGCTGCTAGGCAGAGTGACCTCTCTGGACCTGAACCACGACCGCACCGAGCTGCTCACCTGCTCCAGAGACGACCTGGTGAAGATCATCGACCTGCGCACCAACGCTGTGAGACAGACGCTCAG tgctcAGGGCTTCAAGTGTGGAGCCGATTGGACCAGAGTCACCTTTAG tCCTGACGGCCGCTATGTGGCCGGAGGATCAGCTGATGGATCTTTGTACATCTGGAACGTCCTGACGGGGATTGTGGACCGAACTCTGGACCGAAACCACAA CTCTGCCATCAACTCGGTGTCCTGGTCGCCTTCAGGAGCATTCGTCGCCAGTGTGGAGAAAGGCGGTAGGGCCATCCTGTGGTCTGACATGTGA
- the atg16l1 gene encoding autophagy-related protein 16-1 isoform X4, protein MAERRVECSWKRHVSEQLKIRDRVQRQAFEEIVLQYNRLLEKSDLQTVLSERYQTDKYDVQRGHEASSGTDVLQQEMSQMRIKHQEELTELHKKRGELAQNVIELNNQIQQKDKEIQSNTARMLEYQQQITSLEGDCRELRSFLQDLERANQTLKDEYDALQITFSALEEKLRKTTEDNQELVSRWMAEKAQEANKLNAENEKDSRRRQAKLQKELADAAKEPLPIEPDDDIEVLAEDGGKGAGETSPKRPLIRTPRRRPANSSSSSPENNEAPSGVCAEVRVPSTALHVFEAHDGEVNAVRFSPGSRLLATGGMDRRVKLWEVVAGHCEPKGALTGSNAGITSIEFDSTGSYLLAASNDFASRIWTVDDYRLRHTLTGHSGKVLSARFLLDNARIVSGSYDRTLKLWDLRSKVCMKTVFAGSSCNDIVCTEQCVMSGHFDKKVRFWDIRTESRGQELELLGRVTSLDLNHDRTELLTCSRDDLVKIIDLRTNAVRQTLSAQGFKCGADWTRVTFSPDGRYVAGGSADGSLYIWNVLTGIVDRTLDRNHNSAINSVSWSPSGAFVASVEKGGRAILWSDM, encoded by the exons ATGGCGGAGCGGCGGGTGGAGTGTTCGTGGAAGAGACACGTCTCAGAGCAGCTGAAGATCAGAGACCGAGTTCAGAGACAGGCCTTTGAGGAGATCGTCCTCCAGT ATAACCGTCTGCTGGAGAAGTCCGACCTTCAGACCGTTCTGTCAGAACGATACCAGACGGACAAGTATGACGTCCAGAGAGGACACGAGGCCAG ctcGGGGACTGACGTCCTGCAGCAGGAGATGTCTCAGATGAGAATCAAACACCAGGAGGAGCTGACGGAGCTGCACAAGAAACGAGGAGAG CTCGCTCAGAACGTGATCGAACTGAACAACCAGATTCAACAGAAGGACAAGGAGATCCAGAGCAACACGGCCAG GATGTTGGAGTACCAGCAGCAGATCACCAGCCTGGAGGGAGACTGTCGGGAGCTGAGGAGCTTCCTGCAG GACCTAGAGAGGGCCAACCAGACCCTAAAAGATGAGTACGACGCCCTGCAGATCACCTTCTCTGCTTTGGAGGAGAAGCTGAGGAAGACCACCGAAGACAACCAGGAGCTGGTGTCCCGCTGGATGGCCGAGAAGGCTCAGGAGGCCAACAAGCTGAACGCCGAGAACGAGAAGGACAGCAG GCGTAGACAAGCCAAACTGCAGAAGGAACTGGCCGACGCAGCCAAAGAGCCGCTGCCCATCGAGCC GGACGACGACATTGAGGTTCTGGCAGAGGACGGGGGCAAGGGGGCTGGAGAGACCTCCCCGAAGAGGCCGCTCATCAGAACTCCGAG gCGTCGACCTGCCAACTCTTCCAGCTCTTCACCTGAAAACAATGAAGCCCCTTCTGGAGTGTGTGCAGAGGTTCGAGTCCCTTCAACAGCTCTGCACGTGTTT gaaGCACACGACGGAGAGGTCAACGCAGTGAGGTTCAGCCCTGGATCTCGTCTCCTAGCAACAGGAGGGATGGACCGTAGGGTGAAACTGTGGGAGGTCGTTGCAG GTCACTGTGAGCCTAAAGGCGCTCTAACCGGCAGCAACGCTGGAATCACCAGCATCGAGTTCGACAGcact GGCTCCTACCTGCTGGCCGCCTCCAACGACTTCGCCAGCCGGATCTGGACCGTAGACGACTACAGGCTGAGG cACACCTTGACGGGTCACAGTGGGAAGGTGCTGTCAGCTCGCTTCCTATTGGACAATGCTCGAATCGTCTCCGGGAGCTACGACCGAACACTCAAGCTGTGGGACCTCCGCAGCAAAGTCT GTATGAAGACCGTCTTCGCTGGTTCCAGCTGTAACGACATTGTGTGCACGGAGCAGTGCGTCATGAGTGGACACTTTGATAAGAAGGTCAGATTCTGGGACATCAG AACGGAGAGTAGAGGTCAGGAGCTGGAGCTGCTAGGCAGAGTGACCTCTCTGGACCTGAACCACGACCGCACCGAGCTGCTCACCTGCTCCAGAGACGACCTGGTGAAGATCATCGACCTGCGCACCAACGCTGTGAGACAGACGCTCAG tgctcAGGGCTTCAAGTGTGGAGCCGATTGGACCAGAGTCACCTTTAG tCCTGACGGCCGCTATGTGGCCGGAGGATCAGCTGATGGATCTTTGTACATCTGGAACGTCCTGACGGGGATTGTGGACCGAACTCTGGACCGAAACCACAA CTCTGCCATCAACTCGGTGTCCTGGTCGCCTTCAGGAGCATTCGTCGCCAGTGTGGAGAAAGGCGGTAGGGCCATCCTGTGGTCTGACATGTGA